From Pelomonas sp. SE-A7, a single genomic window includes:
- a CDS encoding ankyrin repeat domain-containing protein — protein sequence MSHRSFTKLYALAEAGESAALLSHISELLAEFPEDRDPLNWALIAAAEANQIETVHALLSAGASVEGASQRPYIRPLWKAAKRGHLQMVCLLVERGANPRATDNDGMTALDYARRYSRIEVVQYLESLA from the coding sequence ATGTCGCATCGCTCGTTCACCAAGCTGTATGCCCTAGCGGAAGCTGGAGAGTCTGCTGCGCTCCTCTCGCATATCTCCGAGCTTCTGGCTGAATTTCCCGAAGACAGGGATCCACTTAACTGGGCGCTGATTGCAGCTGCGGAGGCGAATCAGATCGAAACAGTTCATGCGCTTCTATCTGCCGGTGCGAGTGTCGAAGGCGCATCGCAGAGGCCATACATTCGCCCGCTTTGGAAAGCCGCGAAGCGGGGGCATCTTCAAATGGTGTGCCTACTTGTAGAGCGAGGCGCCAATCCGAGAGCGACCGACAACGATGGAATGACTGCCTTGGACTATGCGAGACGCTATTCAAGAATCGAGGTTGTTCAGTACCTGGAGTCGCTGGCGTGA